GAAGAAGCGATAGCAAAGGCTGAGGAGTCCATTTCCATTCAAAGGTCATTTGAAGCTTTCTTTCTCAAAGCTTATGCATTAGCTGACTCAAGTCTTGATTCACAGTCTTCAAAGAATGTGATCGAACTCTTGGAGGATGCTCTTAGATGCCCTTCTGATGGTCTTCGAAAGGGACAAGTAAGCCTTGAATTCTTTTGAGATTAAACATGTTAACTTGATTCCAATGCAGAACTAACCAGTTTATTTTTGTCATTTTACATTGTAGGCACTGAATAATTTAGGGAGTGTATATGTAGATAGTGAAAAGCTGGACCTTGCTGCTGACTGCTACAAGCATGCCCTAAATATCAAGCATACACGAGCACATCAAGGATTGGCACGTGTATATCATCTAAAAAATCAGCACAAAGCTGCATATGATGAGATGACAAAGCTAATAGCAAAGGCCCAGAATAGTGCATCAGCTTATGAGAAGCGCTCAGAATATTGTGATCGTGACATGGCAAAGAAAGATCTTTGTTTGGCAACACAATTGGATCCTCTAAGGACTTATCCTTACAGATATAGGGCAGCAGGTAATTTCCATACAACCAGTTATATTAATATCTATTCTTGTCCTTATTTCTTTGGGGGCGTGTGGTGACATAGGAGGGAATTTTCTTGCCATTGTAAGCTATTTTTGTATTTCGAACATTTGTTGTGGTTGATGCACTTCCATATCAGTTATAGCCATGATGGTTTTGGCATTGGATGGATTTTAGGGAATGCTGTAACATTTCATTGTGTTTTAACCAGCACTGTTCAGATATGCTGGGTTCTCGAACCACATGGTCAATTGAAGAGATAATACGATTGGGAGAATCTAAATTTTGAGGAAACCTTATCCTTGGGATTATGTTTAATGATTACGACATCCTTATCAGGGGTTCCTCTCTTCCCTCGAAAACTTACAACTTTCAAGGCAATCTTTGATCTTTCGCTATCCCTACGTACTGACCTCTTTCCTGCTAACTACTGGACTATACACTCCAGCTTAAATTAATCAGCCGATAAGTTTCTTGCACTCAACTTTGGCCATATTGTTTGTTTAGTTCATGTTAGCACATATATTGTTTGTATTGTTTACATCTTTTGCCGTACTTTCATCATCCTCGTTCTTCCTCAGTATACATCTTTATAggttatttagtattttttaaatCTCACCAGTAACATCACAGGTAGGTATTTCAGTTTCCTTAAAATATTAGTAATTTCTCTTTATTGGGAagattcattttaatttaaaattataatgcttGATCAAAATGATTCTGTCCATCTGTGTTTATACGCACCCTGACTCCACTAGTTTAAGTTGGCAGCGGATTTGATTGGATTAATGCATTAAGGGAAACTTTGATGTTTGATCCATGATCCTTATCTGAACTTGCACTAGTAATTTTTTCAGTTCCTCGAATCATCGTACTGCGTAAAAGATTATGGAAATATGATGTCAATCTTGCGCAGTTATTCACTATAAAATGAGCTTTAGACACTGCCTTTAGTGTTGAAGGAATATGATAGCAGTTCTGAAATTGTGTTGGTAGCCTACCTATCAAATTATACATTTTTGAAGTGTTATGCTCATTTTGGGCATCTTGTCACCAGCGCTCATTTATGATGCGAGAGAGGAAATGAACCTTTTTGAGTTTGAGCCTTTCTTGTTTGATGTCTTAATTTCATAGTGCCTCATCTTTTATGTATGCTTTTGTTTTGATATTTCGCCATAGTTCATGCAGAAATACCGTGTTTCCCATAAGCATTGTGACAGAGTAACATGATCATTATTTAGTCTTCAACCCTTGAAACCTGTTTATGAATTATGTCTTAGACTCTTGGTACACCAAACTTATAAAGTTCTGATGTGGTCTCTTTGTGTCAGTTTTAATGGATGATCACAAGGAAGCTGAAGCAATAGCAGAGCTTTCAAGGGCCATCAATTTTAAGCTAGATCTGCAGCTGCTACTTCTTCGAGCAGCATTTCATGATTCAATGGGTGATTATGTTGCTGCTGTCCGAGACTGTGAAGCCGCCCTTTGTCTTGACCCTAGCCATGCTGAGACGTTAGAGCTTCGTAATAAAGCTCGGGAGCGAATTAATGATCAAAAGTGAGGGAATCAGAAATGAATGATCTTGTTTTCTCTGTGTTCTGTATGGGGACAAGACGACTGAACCAGTACTTTGTTACGCCAAACCACCCAGTAACCATCAGTGCTATTTATCTATTGGATTTTGCCTGCAGAAAAGGTTCGATCTATATATATCCTTTAAGCTTACCTTCTGGGTGCTGAAATACAGAAGTGAAAACATAATTTATAAAGATAATCTGGATTGAAACTGAAGGGGAAGTAGAGGAGCAGAATAGCTTGTAAATATATGTGATGAATTATGGTTTTGTCAGGTTACGGTTCAAGTAGTGCAGATGCTGCTGCAAGAATGATGAAAGTTACCACAGTTCTAGACGAATCTTGTACATGGAAGTCCATTTGTCATGCAACAGATTAGATATTTACCACTATATTTTTGGCTGAGCAATTGTCAGTTTTACATAGTGTTGTAACTTTTTGGAAATTTTCACTCTGTTGTATAAACACAAGTTTTCCCTTTTACCTCTTTTTTAACTGTGTATTTATGAAGAGTTATTTTTTGAGAACTATATCCAAACCCAGCTATGAAAGTTTTCATCAGCTCAATTCATTTATATATCTCTCTGGTGTCTTACTTTTTTTGTGAATTATTTATGTTGTCTTCAAGCATTGACGAAGCTTGTAATATgttaatttgaaaatttatttacaTCCATGTCAGTACAGCTGATTCTGTATGCTTGAAATAAAAttcctttattttcttctttctttcagcTGCATCAATAACACCCCCtccttttttctctcttttcttatcTTTGTTTATTTAGATTGTATTTTCTGCCTTCTTGTTTGTCTTCCAATGGCAGAGTCTTTTCAACCTTCATATGATAGTTTTAAAGCAAGGCTTAGATTTTAATGATTTCACGAGATATCCATATTTATCAACTGCTATTATTTATTCCACTCAACTAACTAGATGTTATCTTTTCTCTAATCACATTTTTGACGAGCATTTTATCAAGTAATTAGTTACTTCAGGACAAAGATGTTTGATTCTCAAATGTCTAATTTCGTGTTTCACCAATAAAATCTTGCTATCTTAATAATGTCTTAATTTCGTGTTTCACCAATAAAATCTTGCTACGTTAATTAAAATAAACATGGGCGAGACACTTAGAAGCCTTTATGAGAGTGATCATTAAGAGTGACTCAGTTGTAGCTATTGAGTCCATTGTGTCTAATGGTTTCCTCTTTAGCCCATACTTGGAGTTAGCCCAACATATTCACATATTCGTGATGTTTTTCCTCCACGGTTAAAGATGAGATGTCAGCTCATTGCTCATGAAGCTAATGTTATAGCAGATGGTTTAGCTAGCTAGGAGTGCTCATTCGCTTGGTTTTGGGCTCCATGTACTGCATTATTCGTTATCAAAAGTAATTTGTTGTTCTAGGATACTGATGAGGCTTTAGCCTCCCTCAATGTTCCTATGATGTAGTGCTTTAACTTTTATGGGGATTTGCCCCTCCATGCATATCACCAAAAAaattgtgcaagaagaaagctgtatatagaagttaaaaaaagaaatttaagcATTAGGCTATGCAAATAAATTGCTCATAAACTACTAAAGTTAACTTTAAGCGAAAGGAATAATAGAGCATGCGTTGACAACTTGACATAGACATCTTAACATCCAAAAGATTATATTACCTGAAAAAACGTAAATTGTtatcaattaaaatattttactaGACTATACAAATACTTAGATAGATACATAGAAGTGAAGGTAGTCATATAACTAATATGATTCTTGCTATCTACCAGCATCTATGGAGTTTGTACTCATGATATCTATGGAGGACAAATTCTTTGATGTTCCCACACTCATCATAGAAGTGGCTTCTAAGAATCCTAAGCTCAGACTGCTGCTTTCAGAAACACTCCTTCTCCAATCACTAATATCAGGAAGAAGGTCATCAAAGTTCAAGTACCTTGTAACTTGTTTCATGGTAGGTCTATAATCTGCTATGTTGTGACTGCAGAGGAGACCCAATTTCAGAACCAACTCCACTTCTTCCAAATCATAAACTGAATTCAGCTTAGGATCAACCACCTCAAGAATCTGACCCAATTGGTAATTTTCAACAACCCAATCCACCAAGAAAAATTGATCTGAGCTAACAGGTCTCTTCCCTGTAACCACTTCAAGGAGCACAACCCCATAAGCATACACATCTGATTCTGTTGAAGACTTTCCGGTGCGAGTTAACTCCGGTGCAATGTACCCAATTGTGCCAACCACATTGGTTGTGTGTGATATTTGATCATGATCATAGATTCTTGCTAGTCCAAAGTCACCTAAACGAGCATTGAAATCTCCATCTATTAGAATGTTGCTAGTTTTCACATCTCTATGGATAACCACTTGCTCCCACTCTTCATGCAGGTATAATAGCCCTGCAGTGATGCCTTTGAGAATTTTGAATCTTTGTCCCCAATCCAAAACAAAATTGCAATTGGAATTATATAAAATAGAATCAAGGCTACCATTTGGGATGAAATCATAGATTAAAAGTAGATCATTCTTTTTCTTGCACCACCCTTGAAGATTCACCAAATTCTTGTGTCTCAATCTCCCTAAGCTTTCAATCTCAGCTGCAAATTCCCTCATCCCATGGATAGGGCCTCTCACAATCCTCTTAACAGCAACCTCACTTCCTGTTGTTGGTAACACGCCTTTGTACACAGCACCAAAGCCTCCAACTCCAATTAGCTGGCTCTCTTTGAACCCCTTTGATAAAATTATAAGGATTAGTGTCTAAGTAAAGAAATAATGAGAAATAAAATACTGATCCTTATCTATTCTAATATATAAGTTATCTATACTAATATATAAGGATTAGTGGATTACCTATATCTGAACAAATAAGCAAACATATTAAGAAAGATATGGAAGCTAATCTAAAATACCCTATAATCCTAATTTAATAGTATAATCGTAATTACTTAGTTTCCTAATTACTTGTAACATATTTTTCCTAAGCATAGAGATATAGTTTCTGTTATAGGCAGATTCTATGTTACCTTTGTTGCGGTGTGAAGATCTTTGTATCTAAATCTGTGAGGACAATCCATCTCCCAATCCTCAAGAGCCTCAAATCTCATGTATCTCTTACACAATGTTTGATAAAGCAAGAGACACAACAAGGTAAAGGTCAGAACACACAAGGTTCCAATTGCAAGATTGACCCAAGGAAAAGATGATGGATCTTGCTCCTTTGGTGGCGGATTTGGAAGCTCAGAATTATTTAATAAAGGAGCATCTCCATTCACTGAAAAACTCCATCCCAATATATAATGAAAGCTTGTTTCCTTGCTCCCTGTTGAAGCTGAGAAACCAACATACATGTTTTCCTTAAAAACTGTGTTAAGCTCAATAGGATAAGATATAAGTGGCTTGTTTGGTCTTAGTAATGGTAGGGGAGCTACTGTTACATTCAGAGTTTTGCTTTTGCTATCATATTCTATCCAAGCTTGGACAGCATCAACCTTTGCCATTCTGAAATCTTCCTTCACATTACTATCTGTCCCAGCTTCAATGTATGCAGCTGGCTCAGTAATTTTTGAGTTCATGCCATTCACATTGACACCAACATGGTTTCCTTCAGTGTCAGAGTCTTCTTTGTAGCCATTCACCGTGTCAAACTCAACTGCTAATATGTGGTTTGAGGAGTCCCCATCACTGGTGGAGTTAACAAGGCCGAGGAAATGGCCGGCCTCGGCGCCCGGAAAAATTGTTGACGGTGCTATGGTGAAGGCGAGGCCGAAGCCACCAGAGCCTGATCTTGGGGACACAATTGAGAAAACAAAGTAGGTGCTGAAGGAATAAGCATTTGGTTGGAGTGAAGAGTTTGTTTTGTTAAGCATTTTGAATGGTGTTTTGTAGAATGCATGACCTACTATGTTGGTTGATCTGTCGGTGAGTCTAAGTAGAGCACTGGTTTTGATAACAGAGGCTCCTTCAAGGGTGAGTTTGCTATTGTTATTGAATCCTTCAAAGAGAAAAGAATTGGCAGAAACATGGTCTAGAAGTGGGAGAAATAGGAGAAAACAAAGAAGAGTTGAAGCCATGATAATTTTGAAGAATATAGCAAAACTAAGAGATATAAACCATGGGGTTTTAAGAGGTGAATCAACCGTGAGGAGTTTTAGACTTTTAGGGGATGAAGGGGTCAAAGTCAAGAAAATGCAAGGGAAGGTTGTTATATGTTACTTcctaactgtccactttgaagaatttttttttgttcctatttaactgtctacttagcatttcaagaaagtattaaatgatgtttttacaacaaATGCCCTTGTCAGTGCAATAAATGAAGAGAGATAACACAtactttaaagggtaaaatagaaaaataaccctcactttttctaaaaattaacaaaattaatcacacccttaatatgtgtgcctccactcaaagtggacagttaaatagaaacggagggagtatataatAGCATCTAACCAATTaggtgttgatatatgagtaaACAAGCTAGATCCTGAAAGAATAAGAGCACATTCTTCAAGATTAGCGTTAGAGTGAATATGCCTCAGACGTTGGGCCGAAGTTTCTTCATAAAGGCACACGTTGTCCCTTGGGTTACTGGGTTTTTTTGAGGATTTCACAGCGTACGTATAAACGATATTAATTAGGAGTCAAGATTAGTTTATTAAATGGGATGCTGCCATTAACTCAGTTCGGAGTTGCAACCACCCTTATTTATTGTGGAGGAGTTAAGGTCTGCTCATACCTCTCTGTTTCCGGGGACAAGATGACACATTGGTATAGGTCGGGTCTAGGGTTATTAACTCGAGCTGTCCCCTTGGTCGGATTTAGAACTTGCTAAAGTCAGAGGGTTTAAAGTccccaagtcctaattatttagCTGAATGGACTTCAAGTGCAGGTCATTAATTAGACAGGGAAG
This is a stretch of genomic DNA from Lotus japonicus ecotype B-129 chromosome 1, LjGifu_v1.2. It encodes these proteins:
- the LOC130732251 gene encoding lectin-domain containing receptor kinase VI.3-like; this translates as MASTLLCFLLFLPLLDHVSANSFLFEGFNNNSKLTLEGASVIKTSALLRLTDRSTNIVGHAFYKTPFKMLNKTNSSLQPNAYSFSTYFVFSIVSPRSGSGGFGLAFTIAPSTIFPGAEAGHFLGLVNSTSDGDSSNHILAVEFDTVNGYKEDSDTEGNHVGVNVNGMNSKITEPAAYIEAGTDSNVKEDFRMAKVDAVQAWIEYDSKSKTLNVTVAPLPLLRPNKPLISYPIELNTVFKENMYVGFSASTGSKETSFHYILGWSFSVNGDAPLLNNSELPNPPPKEQDPSSFPWVNLAIGTLCVLTFTLLCLLLYQTLCKRYMRFEALEDWEMDCPHRFRYKDLHTATKGFKESQLIGVGGFGAVYKGVLPTTGSEVAVKRIVRGPIHGMREFAAEIESLGRLRHKNLVNLQGWCKKKNDLLLIYDFIPNGSLDSILYNSNCNFVLDWGQRFKILKGITAGLLYLHEEWEQVVIHRDVKTSNILIDGDFNARLGDFGLARIYDHDQISHTTNVVGTIGYIAPELTRTGKSSTESDVYAYGVVLLEVVTGKRPVSSDQFFLVDWVVENYQLGQILEVVDPKLNSVYDLEEVELVLKLGLLCSHNIADYRPTMKQVTRYLNFDDLLPDISDWRRSVSESSSLSLGFLEATSMMSVGTSKNLSSIDIMSTNSIDAGR